A stretch of Hippoglossus hippoglossus isolate fHipHip1 chromosome 20, fHipHip1.pri, whole genome shotgun sequence DNA encodes these proteins:
- the dync2i1 gene encoding WD repeat-containing protein 60 isoform X5 — protein sequence MHSDKKLSKEDTWRPEDLRRYVREEGGQGDDRVRRRDDSERKHRAGESTERRHRDPEKESRRERDKHRERESTRERGEEDRKDRYVEQRKEGSRDRRGDKERERRDERDKEKDRMKERDRLVDGKRHSDDYGGNKDRKRDREDKHDQERDQERHRNKEKDRVRDGERRNREDGDKGREEREKERRREERDREHRTERERRRQEESGDPGRDRIEKSDREKRERLKDEREEKRTDKERRERHGDRKNSEQKEERGKEYKEEPRRHKEERERRHKEGGHDDPKRKHDSESSEAKRSGEEERHRRGDRERGDRDKQKERRHREDKDPERQQRDKTHREEEENPERNHRDNKSVSDKTNTVKTAVVDAEDLVDQEYEDDFEDYEEDFEELDPSENEGEDEKESEELPQVGGEREEVTAQKRKEIEAIQRAMNEENERVGTDHSTQSTSREEEDGAKLSRGHEKNHSRASQRGKFIDFVAAKQREVSKKVATKQKKRSTELLKLIDLDFSMTVSLLDLPPVNEYDMYIRTFGTANTKQAYVQCNEDNADRDIQTEEIEVCEKWTQHPPEHSGACGDSNFSQEAQGRNMYEMNFDSQRLSAFLRSASQVLVVLLEENQAERKSLSKLRTQKDTLSFSDGSLQLNTKLPFLYGRHISLVHFSQVQRHTMMSVHAPTTKPSAVRLDSCTLICIWNIWEPSRPQKILVYESEVQCCCFSPGKAILVFAGTSVGSVVLWDLREQTSNHYRLKIGEEEWTFRQPTFSTSAVMAASAHLSSVSSVEVVPSTAAGSLRPEVPLLASEEESSGLSFQLASLDESGVLNFWVVVELPKANEAGSPTDLGLRPGGKVKLLHSSSLLTAERVSPRDAVKTGPLQTLHLKFLPSDSNHFFIGTNMGLVNHGTSHSLKATPKFYRFQEAGVQPVDVNSIHFSPFRQNMFLVGCGDGSIRLHTVSHEQPVAEWRSSTAGEPVVSLQWAHTRPTVFCVLDAASHLHVWDLLKSDTEPVLTERISTDRVTAMAVFGDSGKQNTYSGVALVHESGKIEMQYFTRDFTVSVPAEEEKLETMMTEAF from the exons ATGCACAGTGACAAG aaACTGAGCAAGGAAGACACATGGAGACCAGAAGACCTGAGAAGATATGTCAGgg aggaGGGTGGACAAGGCGATGACCGAGTCAGGAGGCGAGACGACAGCGAGAGGAAGCACCGTGCTGGGGAATCCACAGAGAGACGCCACAGAGACCCAGAGAAGGAGTCCAGacgagagagagacaaacacagggagagggagagcacgagggagaggggagaggaagacagaaaagacagaTATGTTGAGCAAAGGAAAGAGGGCTCACGAGACAGGAGAGGTGATAaggaaagggagagaagagatgagagggacAAAGAGAAGGATAGAATGAAGGAAAGAGACAGACTGGTGGATGGGAAAAGGCACAGTGATGATTATGGAGGGAATAAGGACAGGAAGAGGGATAGAGAGGACAAGCATGATcaggagagagaccaggaaAGGCATAGAAACAAGGAGAAAGACAGGgtgagggatggagagagacgGAACAGGGAGGACGGGGACaaagggagggaagagagggaaaaggaaaggaggagggaggaacgAGACAGAGAGCACAGgactgaaagagagaggaggagacaagaggaaagTGGAGACCCAGGAAGAGATCGGATAGAAAAGAGCGacagggaaaagagagagcgaCTCAAAGATGAACGTGAGGAAAAAAGGACTGACAAAGAAAGGCGAGAAAGACATGGAGACAGGAAGAATTCAGAGCAGAAAGAGGAACGAGGCAAAG AGTACAAAGAAGAACCCAGACGgcataaagaggagagagaaagaagacacAAAGAAGGAGGACATGAT GATCCAAAGCGGAAGCACGACAGTGAATCTAGCGAGGCGAAGAGgtcaggtgaggaggagaggcatCGTCGTGGTGACAGAGAGCGAGGAGACAgggacaaacagaaagagaggagacacCGAGAGGATAAAGATCcagagagacagcagagagacaaaacgcacagagaagaagaagagaaccCAGAGAGAAACCACAGAGACAATAAATCAGTCTCTGACAAGACTAATACAGTGAAAACAGCG GTTGTTGATGCTGAAGATTTGGTTGACCAGGAATATGAAGATGAttttgag GATTATGAGGAGGATTTTGAGGAGTTGGATCCGAGTGAAAATGAAGGTGAGGATGAGAAGGAGTCAGAGGAGCTTCCACAAGtcgggggagaaagagaggaagttacagcacaaaagagaaaagagattgAAGCGATTCAGAGAGCAATGAATGAAGAGAACGAGAGAGTTGGAACGGATCATTCCACACAAAGTACGagtagagaggaggaagatggagctAAATTGTCCAGAG GACATGAAAAGAACCACAGTCGAGCTTCTCAACGCGGGAAGTTTATCGACTTTGTGGCAGCAAAACAGCGAGAAGTCAGCAAGAAGGTTGCCACAAAACAGAA gaaacgcagcacagagctgctcaAATTAATTGATCTGGATTTCTCAATGACAGTTTCCCTTTTGGATCTCCCACCTGTAAATGAATACGACATGTACATTAGAACCTTTGGAACCGCAAATACCAAACAG GCTTATGTTCAGTGTAACGAGGATAACGCAGATCGAGACATTCAGACAGAGGAGATAGAAGTGTGTGAGAAGTGGACACAGCATCCTCCAGAGCACAGTGGAGCCTGTGGAG ATTCAAACTTCTCTCAGGAAGCTCAAGGAAGAAACATGTACGAAATGAACTTTGATTCCCAGCGTCTGTCAGCGTTTCTGCGCTCTGCCTCGCAG GTCCTGGTCGTCCTGTTGGAAGAGAATCAAGCTGAGAGAAAATCCCTGAGCAAGTTGAGGACTCAAAAAGACACACTGTCGTTCAGCGATGGAAGTTTACAGCTCAACACCAAGTTGCCTTTTCTTTACG GTCGCCACATCAGCCTGGTGCACTTCTCTCAAGTCCAGAGGCACACCATGATGTCCGTCCACGCACCTACAACCAAACCCAGTGCTGTGCGCCTTGACAGCTGCACCCTCATCTGCATCTGGAACATCTGGGAACCGTCCAGGCCTCAGAAGATCCTTGTGTATGAATCTGAG GTGCAGTGTTGCTGTTTCAGCCCTGGAAAGGCCATATTGGTGTTTGCAGGCACATCAGTTGGCTCCGTGGTGTTGTGGGACCTGAGGGAGCAGACCAGTAACCACTACCGCCTGAAGAtaggggaggaggagtggacCTTCAGACAGCCTACCTTCTCCACTA GCGCAGTGATGGCCGCCTCGGCCCATTTATCGTCTGTGTCGTCTGTAGAAGTTGTCCCCTCCACCGCAGCAGGGAGCCTGAGGCCAGAGGTCCCCCTGCTGGCATCTGAGGAAG AGTCTTCAGGATTGTCTTTCCAGTTGGCTTCTCTGGATGAAAGCGGGGTTTTGAATTTCTGG gtggTGGTGGAGCTTCCAAAAGCCAACGAGGCCGGCTCTCCAACAGATCTAG GGCTCAGACCTGGGGGCAAAGTGAAGTTGCTTCACAGCTCCTCCCTGCTCACTGCTGAGAG GGTTTCACCGAGAGACGCAGTGAAAACAGGCCCATTACAGACTCTTCATCTAAAGTTTCTCCCATCTGACTCCAATCATTTCTTTATTGGCACCAATATG GGTCTTGTCAATCATGGGACCAGTCACAGTTTGAAGGCTACTCCAAAGTTTTACAGGTTTCAGGAGGCCGGAGTCCAACCGGTTGATGTCAACTCAATCCACTTTTCTCCCTTCAGGCAAAACATGTTCTTG GTGGGTTGTGGGGACGGCAGCATCCGGCTGCACACAGTCAGCCACGAGCAGCCTGTGGCAGAGTGGAGGAGCAGTACAGCGGGGGAACCGGTGGTCTCGCTGCAGTGGGCCCACACCAGGCCGACGGTCTTCTGTGTGCTCGATGCAGCTTCTCACCTCCATGTATGGGACCTGCTGAAAAGCGACACAGAGCCGGTGCTCACAGAGAGGATTTCTACGGACAG gGTGACAGCCATGGCCGTGTTCGGAGactcaggaaaacaaaacacatattcAGGAGTAGCCCTGGTGCACGAATCAGGGAAAATCGAAATGCAGTATTTCACAAGAGATTTTACTGTGAGCGtccctgcagaggaagagaagctgGAGACAATGATGACCGAAGCCTTCTGA
- the dync2i1 gene encoding WD repeat-containing protein 60 isoform X3: MHSDKEEGGQGDDRVRRRDDSERKHRAGESTERRHRDPEKESRRERDKHRERESTRERGEEDRKDRYVEQRKEGSRDRRGDKERERRDERDKEKDRMKERDRLVDGKRHSDDYGGNKDRKRDREDKHDQERDQERHRNKEKDRVRDGERRNREDGDKGREEREKERRREERDREHRTERERRRQEESGDPGRDRIEKSDREKRERLKDEREEKRTDKERRERHGDRKNSEQKEERGKEYKEEPRRHKEERERRHKEGGHDDPKRKHDSESSEAKRSGEEERHRRGDRERGDRDKQKERRHREDKDPERQQRDKTHREEEENPERNHRDNKSVSDKTNTVKTAEVEIEHWTTSDVKDVGDTEEPVVDAEDLVDQEYEDDFEKVDYEEDFEELDPSENEGEDEKESEELPQVGGEREEVTAQKRKEIEAIQRAMNEENERVGTDHSTQSTSREEEDGAKLSRGHEKNHSRASQRGKFIDFVAAKQREVSKKVATKQKKRSTELLKLIDLDFSMTVSLLDLPPVNEYDMYIRTFGTANTKQAYVQCNEDNADRDIQTEEIEVCEKWTQHPPEHSGACGDSNFSQEAQGRNMYEMNFDSQRLSAFLRSASQVLVVLLEENQAERKSLSKLRTQKDTLSFSDGSLQLNTKLPFLYGRHISLVHFSQVQRHTMMSVHAPTTKPSAVRLDSCTLICIWNIWEPSRPQKILVYESEVQCCCFSPGKAILVFAGTSVGSVVLWDLREQTSNHYRLKIGEEEWTFRQPTFSTSAVMAASAHLSSVSSVEVVPSTAAGSLRPEVPLLASEEESSGLSFQLASLDESGVLNFWVVVELPKANEAGSPTDLGLRPGGKVKLLHSSSLLTAERVSPRDAVKTGPLQTLHLKFLPSDSNHFFIGTNMGLVNHGTSHSLKATPKFYRFQEAGVQPVDVNSIHFSPFRQNMFLVGCGDGSIRLHTVSHEQPVAEWRSSTAGEPVVSLQWAHTRPTVFCVLDAASHLHVWDLLKSDTEPVLTERISTDRVTAMAVFGDSGKQNTYSGVALVHESGKIEMQYFTRDFTVSVPAEEEKLETMMTEAF, encoded by the exons ATGCACAGTGACAAGG aggaGGGTGGACAAGGCGATGACCGAGTCAGGAGGCGAGACGACAGCGAGAGGAAGCACCGTGCTGGGGAATCCACAGAGAGACGCCACAGAGACCCAGAGAAGGAGTCCAGacgagagagagacaaacacagggagagggagagcacgagggagaggggagaggaagacagaaaagacagaTATGTTGAGCAAAGGAAAGAGGGCTCACGAGACAGGAGAGGTGATAaggaaagggagagaagagatgagagggacAAAGAGAAGGATAGAATGAAGGAAAGAGACAGACTGGTGGATGGGAAAAGGCACAGTGATGATTATGGAGGGAATAAGGACAGGAAGAGGGATAGAGAGGACAAGCATGATcaggagagagaccaggaaAGGCATAGAAACAAGGAGAAAGACAGGgtgagggatggagagagacgGAACAGGGAGGACGGGGACaaagggagggaagagagggaaaaggaaaggaggagggaggaacgAGACAGAGAGCACAGgactgaaagagagaggaggagacaagaggaaagTGGAGACCCAGGAAGAGATCGGATAGAAAAGAGCGacagggaaaagagagagcgaCTCAAAGATGAACGTGAGGAAAAAAGGACTGACAAAGAAAGGCGAGAAAGACATGGAGACAGGAAGAATTCAGAGCAGAAAGAGGAACGAGGCAAAG AGTACAAAGAAGAACCCAGACGgcataaagaggagagagaaagaagacacAAAGAAGGAGGACATGAT GATCCAAAGCGGAAGCACGACAGTGAATCTAGCGAGGCGAAGAGgtcaggtgaggaggagaggcatCGTCGTGGTGACAGAGAGCGAGGAGACAgggacaaacagaaagagaggagacacCGAGAGGATAAAGATCcagagagacagcagagagacaaaacgcacagagaagaagaagagaaccCAGAGAGAAACCACAGAGACAATAAATCAGTCTCTGACAAGACTAATACAGTGAAAACAGCG GAAGTTGAGATTGAGCACTGGACAACTAGTGATGTGAAAGATGTAGGAGACACAGAAGAGCCT GTTGTTGATGCTGAAGATTTGGTTGACCAGGAATATGAAGATGAttttgag AAAGTG GATTATGAGGAGGATTTTGAGGAGTTGGATCCGAGTGAAAATGAAGGTGAGGATGAGAAGGAGTCAGAGGAGCTTCCACAAGtcgggggagaaagagaggaagttacagcacaaaagagaaaagagattgAAGCGATTCAGAGAGCAATGAATGAAGAGAACGAGAGAGTTGGAACGGATCATTCCACACAAAGTACGagtagagaggaggaagatggagctAAATTGTCCAGAG GACATGAAAAGAACCACAGTCGAGCTTCTCAACGCGGGAAGTTTATCGACTTTGTGGCAGCAAAACAGCGAGAAGTCAGCAAGAAGGTTGCCACAAAACAGAA gaaacgcagcacagagctgctcaAATTAATTGATCTGGATTTCTCAATGACAGTTTCCCTTTTGGATCTCCCACCTGTAAATGAATACGACATGTACATTAGAACCTTTGGAACCGCAAATACCAAACAG GCTTATGTTCAGTGTAACGAGGATAACGCAGATCGAGACATTCAGACAGAGGAGATAGAAGTGTGTGAGAAGTGGACACAGCATCCTCCAGAGCACAGTGGAGCCTGTGGAG ATTCAAACTTCTCTCAGGAAGCTCAAGGAAGAAACATGTACGAAATGAACTTTGATTCCCAGCGTCTGTCAGCGTTTCTGCGCTCTGCCTCGCAG GTCCTGGTCGTCCTGTTGGAAGAGAATCAAGCTGAGAGAAAATCCCTGAGCAAGTTGAGGACTCAAAAAGACACACTGTCGTTCAGCGATGGAAGTTTACAGCTCAACACCAAGTTGCCTTTTCTTTACG GTCGCCACATCAGCCTGGTGCACTTCTCTCAAGTCCAGAGGCACACCATGATGTCCGTCCACGCACCTACAACCAAACCCAGTGCTGTGCGCCTTGACAGCTGCACCCTCATCTGCATCTGGAACATCTGGGAACCGTCCAGGCCTCAGAAGATCCTTGTGTATGAATCTGAG GTGCAGTGTTGCTGTTTCAGCCCTGGAAAGGCCATATTGGTGTTTGCAGGCACATCAGTTGGCTCCGTGGTGTTGTGGGACCTGAGGGAGCAGACCAGTAACCACTACCGCCTGAAGAtaggggaggaggagtggacCTTCAGACAGCCTACCTTCTCCACTA GCGCAGTGATGGCCGCCTCGGCCCATTTATCGTCTGTGTCGTCTGTAGAAGTTGTCCCCTCCACCGCAGCAGGGAGCCTGAGGCCAGAGGTCCCCCTGCTGGCATCTGAGGAAG AGTCTTCAGGATTGTCTTTCCAGTTGGCTTCTCTGGATGAAAGCGGGGTTTTGAATTTCTGG gtggTGGTGGAGCTTCCAAAAGCCAACGAGGCCGGCTCTCCAACAGATCTAG GGCTCAGACCTGGGGGCAAAGTGAAGTTGCTTCACAGCTCCTCCCTGCTCACTGCTGAGAG GGTTTCACCGAGAGACGCAGTGAAAACAGGCCCATTACAGACTCTTCATCTAAAGTTTCTCCCATCTGACTCCAATCATTTCTTTATTGGCACCAATATG GGTCTTGTCAATCATGGGACCAGTCACAGTTTGAAGGCTACTCCAAAGTTTTACAGGTTTCAGGAGGCCGGAGTCCAACCGGTTGATGTCAACTCAATCCACTTTTCTCCCTTCAGGCAAAACATGTTCTTG GTGGGTTGTGGGGACGGCAGCATCCGGCTGCACACAGTCAGCCACGAGCAGCCTGTGGCAGAGTGGAGGAGCAGTACAGCGGGGGAACCGGTGGTCTCGCTGCAGTGGGCCCACACCAGGCCGACGGTCTTCTGTGTGCTCGATGCAGCTTCTCACCTCCATGTATGGGACCTGCTGAAAAGCGACACAGAGCCGGTGCTCACAGAGAGGATTTCTACGGACAG gGTGACAGCCATGGCCGTGTTCGGAGactcaggaaaacaaaacacatattcAGGAGTAGCCCTGGTGCACGAATCAGGGAAAATCGAAATGCAGTATTTCACAAGAGATTTTACTGTGAGCGtccctgcagaggaagagaagctgGAGACAATGATGACCGAAGCCTTCTGA
- the dync2i1 gene encoding WD repeat-containing protein 60 isoform X1 codes for MHSDKKLSKEDTWRPEDLRRYVREEGGQGDDRVRRRDDSERKHRAGESTERRHRDPEKESRRERDKHRERESTRERGEEDRKDRYVEQRKEGSRDRRGDKERERRDERDKEKDRMKERDRLVDGKRHSDDYGGNKDRKRDREDKHDQERDQERHRNKEKDRVRDGERRNREDGDKGREEREKERRREERDREHRTERERRRQEESGDPGRDRIEKSDREKRERLKDEREEKRTDKERRERHGDRKNSEQKEERGKEYKEEPRRHKEERERRHKEGGHDDPKRKHDSESSEAKRSGEEERHRRGDRERGDRDKQKERRHREDKDPERQQRDKTHREEEENPERNHRDNKSVSDKTNTVKTAEVEIEHWTTSDVKDVGDTEEPVVDAEDLVDQEYEDDFEKVDYEEDFEELDPSENEGEDEKESEELPQVGGEREEVTAQKRKEIEAIQRAMNEENERVGTDHSTQSTSREEEDGAKLSRGHEKNHSRASQRGKFIDFVAAKQREVSKKVATKQKKRSTELLKLIDLDFSMTVSLLDLPPVNEYDMYIRTFGTANTKQAYVQCNEDNADRDIQTEEIEVCEKWTQHPPEHSGACGDSNFSQEAQGRNMYEMNFDSQRLSAFLRSASQVLVVLLEENQAERKSLSKLRTQKDTLSFSDGSLQLNTKLPFLYGRHISLVHFSQVQRHTMMSVHAPTTKPSAVRLDSCTLICIWNIWEPSRPQKILVYESEVQCCCFSPGKAILVFAGTSVGSVVLWDLREQTSNHYRLKIGEEEWTFRQPTFSTSAVMAASAHLSSVSSVEVVPSTAAGSLRPEVPLLASEEESSGLSFQLASLDESGVLNFWVVVELPKANEAGSPTDLGLRPGGKVKLLHSSSLLTAERVSPRDAVKTGPLQTLHLKFLPSDSNHFFIGTNMGLVNHGTSHSLKATPKFYRFQEAGVQPVDVNSIHFSPFRQNMFLVGCGDGSIRLHTVSHEQPVAEWRSSTAGEPVVSLQWAHTRPTVFCVLDAASHLHVWDLLKSDTEPVLTERISTDRVTAMAVFGDSGKQNTYSGVALVHESGKIEMQYFTRDFTVSVPAEEEKLETMMTEAF; via the exons ATGCACAGTGACAAG aaACTGAGCAAGGAAGACACATGGAGACCAGAAGACCTGAGAAGATATGTCAGgg aggaGGGTGGACAAGGCGATGACCGAGTCAGGAGGCGAGACGACAGCGAGAGGAAGCACCGTGCTGGGGAATCCACAGAGAGACGCCACAGAGACCCAGAGAAGGAGTCCAGacgagagagagacaaacacagggagagggagagcacgagggagaggggagaggaagacagaaaagacagaTATGTTGAGCAAAGGAAAGAGGGCTCACGAGACAGGAGAGGTGATAaggaaagggagagaagagatgagagggacAAAGAGAAGGATAGAATGAAGGAAAGAGACAGACTGGTGGATGGGAAAAGGCACAGTGATGATTATGGAGGGAATAAGGACAGGAAGAGGGATAGAGAGGACAAGCATGATcaggagagagaccaggaaAGGCATAGAAACAAGGAGAAAGACAGGgtgagggatggagagagacgGAACAGGGAGGACGGGGACaaagggagggaagagagggaaaaggaaaggaggagggaggaacgAGACAGAGAGCACAGgactgaaagagagaggaggagacaagaggaaagTGGAGACCCAGGAAGAGATCGGATAGAAAAGAGCGacagggaaaagagagagcgaCTCAAAGATGAACGTGAGGAAAAAAGGACTGACAAAGAAAGGCGAGAAAGACATGGAGACAGGAAGAATTCAGAGCAGAAAGAGGAACGAGGCAAAG AGTACAAAGAAGAACCCAGACGgcataaagaggagagagaaagaagacacAAAGAAGGAGGACATGAT GATCCAAAGCGGAAGCACGACAGTGAATCTAGCGAGGCGAAGAGgtcaggtgaggaggagaggcatCGTCGTGGTGACAGAGAGCGAGGAGACAgggacaaacagaaagagaggagacacCGAGAGGATAAAGATCcagagagacagcagagagacaaaacgcacagagaagaagaagagaaccCAGAGAGAAACCACAGAGACAATAAATCAGTCTCTGACAAGACTAATACAGTGAAAACAGCG GAAGTTGAGATTGAGCACTGGACAACTAGTGATGTGAAAGATGTAGGAGACACAGAAGAGCCT GTTGTTGATGCTGAAGATTTGGTTGACCAGGAATATGAAGATGAttttgag AAAGTG GATTATGAGGAGGATTTTGAGGAGTTGGATCCGAGTGAAAATGAAGGTGAGGATGAGAAGGAGTCAGAGGAGCTTCCACAAGtcgggggagaaagagaggaagttacagcacaaaagagaaaagagattgAAGCGATTCAGAGAGCAATGAATGAAGAGAACGAGAGAGTTGGAACGGATCATTCCACACAAAGTACGagtagagaggaggaagatggagctAAATTGTCCAGAG GACATGAAAAGAACCACAGTCGAGCTTCTCAACGCGGGAAGTTTATCGACTTTGTGGCAGCAAAACAGCGAGAAGTCAGCAAGAAGGTTGCCACAAAACAGAA gaaacgcagcacagagctgctcaAATTAATTGATCTGGATTTCTCAATGACAGTTTCCCTTTTGGATCTCCCACCTGTAAATGAATACGACATGTACATTAGAACCTTTGGAACCGCAAATACCAAACAG GCTTATGTTCAGTGTAACGAGGATAACGCAGATCGAGACATTCAGACAGAGGAGATAGAAGTGTGTGAGAAGTGGACACAGCATCCTCCAGAGCACAGTGGAGCCTGTGGAG ATTCAAACTTCTCTCAGGAAGCTCAAGGAAGAAACATGTACGAAATGAACTTTGATTCCCAGCGTCTGTCAGCGTTTCTGCGCTCTGCCTCGCAG GTCCTGGTCGTCCTGTTGGAAGAGAATCAAGCTGAGAGAAAATCCCTGAGCAAGTTGAGGACTCAAAAAGACACACTGTCGTTCAGCGATGGAAGTTTACAGCTCAACACCAAGTTGCCTTTTCTTTACG GTCGCCACATCAGCCTGGTGCACTTCTCTCAAGTCCAGAGGCACACCATGATGTCCGTCCACGCACCTACAACCAAACCCAGTGCTGTGCGCCTTGACAGCTGCACCCTCATCTGCATCTGGAACATCTGGGAACCGTCCAGGCCTCAGAAGATCCTTGTGTATGAATCTGAG GTGCAGTGTTGCTGTTTCAGCCCTGGAAAGGCCATATTGGTGTTTGCAGGCACATCAGTTGGCTCCGTGGTGTTGTGGGACCTGAGGGAGCAGACCAGTAACCACTACCGCCTGAAGAtaggggaggaggagtggacCTTCAGACAGCCTACCTTCTCCACTA GCGCAGTGATGGCCGCCTCGGCCCATTTATCGTCTGTGTCGTCTGTAGAAGTTGTCCCCTCCACCGCAGCAGGGAGCCTGAGGCCAGAGGTCCCCCTGCTGGCATCTGAGGAAG AGTCTTCAGGATTGTCTTTCCAGTTGGCTTCTCTGGATGAAAGCGGGGTTTTGAATTTCTGG gtggTGGTGGAGCTTCCAAAAGCCAACGAGGCCGGCTCTCCAACAGATCTAG GGCTCAGACCTGGGGGCAAAGTGAAGTTGCTTCACAGCTCCTCCCTGCTCACTGCTGAGAG GGTTTCACCGAGAGACGCAGTGAAAACAGGCCCATTACAGACTCTTCATCTAAAGTTTCTCCCATCTGACTCCAATCATTTCTTTATTGGCACCAATATG GGTCTTGTCAATCATGGGACCAGTCACAGTTTGAAGGCTACTCCAAAGTTTTACAGGTTTCAGGAGGCCGGAGTCCAACCGGTTGATGTCAACTCAATCCACTTTTCTCCCTTCAGGCAAAACATGTTCTTG GTGGGTTGTGGGGACGGCAGCATCCGGCTGCACACAGTCAGCCACGAGCAGCCTGTGGCAGAGTGGAGGAGCAGTACAGCGGGGGAACCGGTGGTCTCGCTGCAGTGGGCCCACACCAGGCCGACGGTCTTCTGTGTGCTCGATGCAGCTTCTCACCTCCATGTATGGGACCTGCTGAAAAGCGACACAGAGCCGGTGCTCACAGAGAGGATTTCTACGGACAG gGTGACAGCCATGGCCGTGTTCGGAGactcaggaaaacaaaacacatattcAGGAGTAGCCCTGGTGCACGAATCAGGGAAAATCGAAATGCAGTATTTCACAAGAGATTTTACTGTGAGCGtccctgcagaggaagagaagctgGAGACAATGATGACCGAAGCCTTCTGA